From the Candidatus Dadabacteria bacterium genome, one window contains:
- a CDS encoding AbrB/MazE/SpoVT family DNA-binding domain-containing protein: MSSKLQVTVPKAIAERYGIRPGDDIRFEEAGETIRVVPPNARMQRKELDTETRLRIFDEAMARQRAREAGRTLAPATERGWTREELYTRGSPDAD, translated from the coding sequence GTGAGCAGCAAACTGCAGGTAACTGTGCCAAAAGCAATTGCCGAGCGTTACGGCATCCGGCCTGGGGATGATATACGTTTTGAGGAAGCCGGAGAGACCATCCGCGTGGTGCCTCCTAATGCCAGGATGCAGAGAAAAGAGCTCGACACCGAAACGCGTCTGCGCATATTTGATGAGGCAATGGCCCGACAACGGGCCCGCGAAGCGGGAAGGACACTTGCCCCAGCAACTGAGCGAGGCTGGACCCGGGAAGAACTCTACACTCGGGGCAGCCCAGATGCTGATTGA
- a CDS encoding type II toxin-antitoxin system RelE/ParE family toxin, translated as MSYEIRFHEEAEMDLADSALWYEFQRSGLGDEFLEELLLTIRSVQQHPFGFPIVHRGVRRALIKRFPFGIFYRVEPEFIVIFAVMHASRHPLRWQSRM; from the coding sequence GTGAGTTACGAAATCCGGTTCCACGAAGAAGCGGAAATGGATCTTGCTGATTCCGCTTTATGGTACGAATTTCAGAGATCAGGATTAGGGGATGAGTTTCTTGAAGAATTGCTTCTCACCATACGGTCCGTTCAGCAGCACCCATTCGGATTTCCAATCGTACACCGTGGTGTTCGCAGAGCTTTGATTAAACGGTTTCCATTCGGGATTTTCTATCGCGTTGAGCCGGAATTCATTGTCATTTTTGCTGTTATGCACGCAAGCCGACATCCGCTTCGATGGCAGAGCAGAATGTAG
- a CDS encoding addiction module protein, with protein sequence MDSSLKNLPVDERIRLVEDLWDSIASDQNSISLSSAQKAELDKRLDAYEVTKYPGRPADEVISEIRKKL encoded by the coding sequence ATGGATTCCAGCCTGAAAAACCTGCCGGTTGATGAACGGATTCGCCTTGTAGAAGATCTATGGGACAGCATCGCCTCTGACCAGAACTCTATTTCTCTTTCATCAGCACAGAAAGCCGAGCTTGACAAAAGGCTTGACGCTTACGAAGTGACTAAATATCCGGGGCGACCCGCGGATGAAGTCATTTCGGAAATCCGCAAAAAACTGTGA
- a CDS encoding competence/damage-inducible protein A: MCVEVITTGNEIMSGLTLDTNFSWVAAELSSSGIEVKHHCAVADDLDDLLASFYAASKRARFVVVTGGLGPTEDDLSALAASKFLGTSLVSNQAVYQDILRKLRERGRKPNIHHEKQAMFPEKTAVIENPVGTAAGFSFLSGNSKFYFLPGVPREFRRMFREHVLPDITGVAQKGTILRVRVLRTFGLGESEVAEKLSGFSPEGVDLGYRIRLPEIHLRLTASGDDGDALDSLLGDACARAEERLGFFLFSREDESMEEVTASLLIEKDLTLSVAESCTGGLCSSRFTDIPGSSAYFLGGAVVYSNDSKEKLLGVSTDTLTWFGAVSEQAVSEMAQRARELFGSDIGISISGVAGPGGGTPEKPVGTVWFGFSHVSSGTFCEKRNFAGTRDEIKSFASSTAIDMVRKFCIDYVA, encoded by the coding sequence ATGTGCGTTGAGGTGATCACGACCGGAAATGAGATAATGAGCGGTCTTACCCTGGATACCAACTTCAGCTGGGTAGCCGCGGAACTGTCCTCATCCGGTATTGAGGTTAAGCACCACTGCGCGGTTGCCGATGACCTCGATGATCTTCTCGCTTCTTTCTACGCGGCTTCAAAGAGAGCCAGGTTTGTCGTAGTCACAGGAGGGCTCGGCCCCACCGAGGATGATCTGAGCGCACTTGCCGCCTCGAAGTTTCTCGGAACTTCCCTTGTTTCCAATCAGGCGGTCTATCAGGACATCTTACGGAAACTCAGGGAAAGGGGCAGGAAGCCCAACATTCACCATGAAAAACAGGCCATGTTTCCTGAAAAAACGGCGGTTATCGAAAACCCGGTCGGCACGGCCGCAGGCTTCAGTTTTCTCTCCGGCAACTCGAAATTCTACTTTCTCCCCGGTGTCCCGAGGGAATTCAGACGTATGTTCAGAGAGCATGTTCTTCCCGATATAACTGGTGTCGCGCAAAAAGGAACCATCCTGCGCGTTAGAGTGCTAAGGACCTTTGGGCTCGGCGAATCCGAGGTGGCGGAAAAACTGAGCGGCTTTTCCCCCGAAGGAGTGGATCTCGGATACAGAATCCGCCTGCCCGAGATTCACCTTAGACTCACGGCCTCGGGTGATGACGGCGATGCGCTTGATTCGCTTCTGGGCGATGCCTGTGCGCGGGCAGAAGAAAGGCTGGGGTTTTTTCTCTTTTCCCGGGAGGACGAATCCATGGAAGAGGTGACTGCATCTTTGTTGATTGAAAAAGACCTGACCCTGTCTGTTGCGGAATCCTGCACTGGAGGACTCTGCTCAAGCCGGTTTACTGACATTCCTGGGAGTTCCGCTTATTTTCTTGGCGGGGCGGTGGTTTACAGCAACGATTCCAAGGAAAAGCTTCTGGGAGTAAGCACAGATACACTCACCTGGTTCGGAGCGGTGAGCGAGCAGGCAGTTTCCGAAATGGCTCAGAGAGCAAGAGAGCTTTTCGGAAGCGACATAGGGATTTCCATATCCGGGGTCGCGGGCCCGGGAGGCGGAACTCCGGAGAAACCCGTGGGCACCGTGTGGTTCGGATTCAGCCATGTTTCCTCGGGGACTTTCTGCGAGAAGCGGAATTTTGCCGGCACGAGAGATGAGATAAAGAGCTTTGCCTCTTCCACCGCCATTGATATGGTTAGGAAGTTCTGTATTGATTATGTAGCATAA